The genome window CTTGTGCAAACGCTACGGGTGGCGAAACCTCtgtaaaggtaggtaggtagaggtaATAGGCCTGTAGACTACACATTAAATTGCACTACCATAGGGAGGTCATATAGTGTGAGGGACTTGGGACTTCAAGTGAGTAGTGACCTACGCCCCAAGGAATAGTGTATTATAGCTAAAAATAACGCCAAGATACTCGGTAAAAGGAATTAATAAAGGaaacactgataaaaaaaaaaaggtaataagaaTTAGTAGCCAGGACAGGACTAGTGGTACCTAATGGGTATAAGCTGGAAAAACTTAGATGCAGGACACACATAGGTAGATAGTGGTTCACAGACAGTGGTGAACGACTGGAATTTGTTAAGTAAACATGTACGAAGTGCTGAGTCACTAGGTAGGTACCTTCCTTTAAAAGTCGCGGTAATTGTTTATAATAAGTCCGCGTCCCATTCTCTACCACACCCCCAATCCCTCCAGCAAACTTGGGGAACTGTGGGAATCGGGGTTTTGGGGGAGGCATATGAGTGATAACCTAACCTAGGGGCTGCGCCCCTGGAccccgacaggttgctaacctaacctaacctaacctaaccggggggctgcgcccccctggacccccccgacaggttgctaacctaacctaaccggggggctgcgcccccctggacccccccgacaggttgctaacctaacctaacctaaccggggggctgcgcccccctggaccccccccgacaggttgctaacctaacctgacctaaccggggggctgcgcccccctggacccccccgacaggttgctaacctaacctaagctaacctaacgtcACAGTACCTtttttttagcgctgtacgccaaacggaaaagacccaaGAAGAGAAAATCGTGTATTGTTTACATTCATTTACGACAGagctctctctctcgacttagaAAAACGTGAGAGACGCAGCACATTCCCGGAGCTATTACAGCCATACTAAACACGTCCCCCTAAAAATGTTTGCATCTACGACATGGCCTCAGTGTGCTGTAATGATTATATAAGTTTTATTGTTGTAAGTAACGCGGACTTGTTATATAGTATAACCAAAGTCGCTTGTATGAGAGTACAGATAGGGATGACAGGTGGGATTAATAATTATAGGCTAGAGCGAGGGGACGGGGCGGAAGGCTATCCAGAGGTTTCGTCACCAGCTGGTGTTCGCACTCCAACCAGTTAAACTAAGGCTATCCTCAACCAGTTAAATCTGACATTCTCCTGCGTGTGGGGGGCTGCACCCACTACCCCCGCCTGATTCAAGATAAATTAATCTTCATGAAGTCGGGATTAGCATATTCAAATGAGATGATTAGGTACCGAAACTAATGCGCGATCGAACACCTATAGGTGGCGAAACCTCTGGCGGAAGTACCTACAGCAGCAAAGTTTCATGCACAAGTGTCAGCCTTGCTATTTTTATTCCTACCTAATTTGCTTCGGCGGTACATATACTAAAATTGCGGTGgtaataagtaaagaaaacgCATATTGCAAGGCGGTCAGCCAGTCATGTTATAAGTTTTACTACATACATTCTTAACTGATTTTATATTCCACTAATTCTTTCATACCCTGTCTATCCCCACTTGAAACAAAATGATATCATTCTTACCAGGTGTGGGTGAAGATGAACAGCCACTGTTACAGGCTGTGGTGGAGGTATACCATGTCGGGATAGCGGCATCAGGTCATCCCTCTCTACCGTTgtggcggtgcagcggtggtatTACTACTGTAGAACGTGTAGGCACTGCATCACACTATGTGGAGTAATGTAAATGTCTAAGGAGACAATGATATTAGCCGGGAAATGAATGAGTCTATGTTGAGCAGTCTCTGCTATGATATCCCGCGCCGTTCCCGCCAGGTTTTGTTTACAAATGACGTCatcgagagctagagagagatgggaggcgaagtgaaccaatcacagacgcgctgctgaacagccaatcagatgcGTCGGGCGCCAGAATGAGCCGCCTGTCTCCAGGAGCTTCCCAACCATGCACCTACGATGAGGACCAAGAACGCCTTCACGAGGTGTGTCTTGGTTCACCCGCATGAGGCCATGAGCAGTATTCGACTGTTCACGACTGACGCTGGAGAGAAAGCCACCACTGGGAAGTTTGTGGTGAGGGCGGAGGCCAGAAAGCTGCAGCAGGAATACTGTTGCGGTTCTCGAGACCTGAATAGGATGGAGTTTGGCCACGTGACGTGCAAAGGGAACCGCGGCATCAACACCGCCCGGCCGCAGTGCAGGATCATGCCTCCGGGTCGCAAGGCCAAGCAGGAGTACCAGTACGAAAGAGTGGTGCGGCGCCCCACTCCCCTGCTGACTCGTGACCACCTCGGCGCCGCCATCCAGCGGCGAGGCTTCAAGCTGCCGCGCAGTCAGAAGCTCCACCTCATGAGGAGCGCCAAGCTGCACACCAGCTACTCCAGCGGCAAGGACGGCGAAACATTTCATTAAGGTGGGAAGGGACGCTCGTAAACATGATCTGTATCGATCACTTCCTCGTGAACAGCCTGCGTGCTGGCCTTGATATTTCGGCCGTGTCCACTCAGTGACGGGGTCGCCTCCACTTCATGACGCAGCGCTGTGGCCTCAGTATTTCGGTAATGGAGATGTCCGTTCCGTCGCGGATGTTGATTTTACGTTGTAAGGATGCtgtttgatatgtttcatttgcgtctgatatgtttcctttctagatgatgtgttgtgatatgtttcctttttagatgatgtgttgtgatatgcttccttgccatgtaatgtcgtgtgatatgtttccttgccatgtaatgtcgtgtgatatgtttccttgccatgtaatgtcgtgtgatatgttttcttgccatgtaatgtcgtgtgatatgtttccttgccatgtaatgtcgtgtgatatgtttccttgccatgtaatgtcgtgtgatatgtttccttgccatgtaatgtcgtgtgatatgtttaattgccatataatgtcgtgtgatatgtttccttgccatgtaatgtcgtgtgatatgtttccttgccatgtaatgtcgtgtgatatgtttccttgccatgtaatgtcgtgtgatatgtttaattgccatataatgtcgtgtgatatgtatccttgccatgtaatgtattgtgatatgtttccttgccatgtaatgtcgtgtgatatgttttattttcatgtaatgtcgtgtgatatgtttccttgccatgtaatgtcgtgtgatatgttttcttttcatgtaatgtcgtgtgatatgtttccttgccatgtaatgtcgtgtgatatgttttattttcatataatgtcgtgtgatatgtttgcttgccatgtaatgtcgtgtgatatgttttattttcatataatgtcgtgtgatatgttctattttcatgtaatgtcgtgtgatatgttttctttccatataatgtagtgtgatatgtttgcttgccatgtaatgtcgtgtggtatgttttcttttcatgtaatatcgtgtgatatgttctattttcatgtaatgtcgtgtgatatgttttcttttcatgtaatatcgtgtgatatgttctattttcatgtaatgtcgtgtggtatgttttcttttcatataatgtcgtgtgatatgttttcttttcatgtaatgtcgtgtgatatgttttattttcatgtaatgtcgtgtgatatgttttcttttcatgtaatgtcgtatgatatgttttcttttcatgtaatgtcgtgtgatatgttttcttttcatgtaatatcgtgtgatatgttatattttcatgtaatgtcgtgtggtatgttttcttttcatataatgtcgtgtgatatgttctattttcatgtaatgtcgtgtggtatgttttcttttcatataatgtcgtgtgatatgttttcttttcatgtaatgtcgtatgatatgttttcttttcatgtaatgtcgtgtgatatgttttctttttatataatgtcgtgtgatatgttttcttttcaagtaatgtcgtgtgatatgttttcttttcatgtaatgtcgtgtgatatgtttttttttcatgtaatgtcgtgtgatatgttctattttcatgtaatgtcgtgtggtatgttttcttttcatataatgtcgtgtgatatgttttcttttcatgtaatgtcgtgtgatatgttctattttcatgtaatgtcgtgtggtatgttttcttttcatgtaatgtcgtgtggtatgttttcttttcatataatgtcgtgtgatatgttctattttcatgtaatatcgtgtgatatgttttctt of Eriocheir sinensis breed Jianghai 21 chromosome 2, ASM2467909v1, whole genome shotgun sequence contains these proteins:
- the LOC126999009 gene encoding uncharacterized protein LOC126999009 isoform X2 yields the protein MKRKHITRHYMKRKHIIRHYMKRKHITRHYMKIKHITRHYMKRKHITRHYMKRKHTTRHYMKIEHITRYYMKRKHITRHYMKIEHITRYYMKRKHTTRHYMASKHITLHYMERKHITRHYMKIEHITRHYMKIKHITRHYMASKHITRHYMKIKHITRHYMARKHITRHYMKRKHITRHYMARKHITRHYMKIKHITRHYMARKHITIHYMARIHITRHYMAIKHITRHYMARKHITRHYMARKHITRHYMARKHITRHYMAIKHITRHYMARKHITRHYMARKHITRHYMARKHITRHYMARKHITRHYMARKHITRHYMARKHITRHYMARKHITTHHLKRKHITTHHLERKHIRRK